GATCGCCCCACCAAGGAAGTCGCCTTCTGCCGACACGGCGGTGAACGTCGTCGCAGTGCCAAAGTCGACGACGATGGTGGGGCCGCCGTACTGCGCGTAGGCCGCGATGGCGTTCGCGATGCGATCGGCGCCGACCTCGCGCGGGTTGTCGTAGAGGATGCGCATACCGGTGCGGATCCCGGGCCCGACCTCGAGCGGGGTGAGGCGGAGATACCTCCGGCAGAGTTGCCGGAGCGGGTCGACGAGCGCGGGCACGACACAGGACATGGCCACGCCGGTCACGTCGTCAAACCCCAACCCGTGATAGTGAAACAGCTGATGCCAGAGCATCGCGTACTCATCGGCGGTGCGCTGGCGCTCGGTGGCGATGCGCCAATTGACCACCTGGGACTGACCGCGGTACAGCGCGAGCTTGATGTTGGTGTTGTTGACGTTGAGGGCGAGGAGCATGGAAGGGATCCCTCCGTTCCAGTCTGCAGAACAGTACCGGACGGACCGACGCCGCAGACTCGCAGGGTCCGGCTCCAGACGGATGCCGGCCACCGATAGCGTAGCAAACCCCTGGGGTGGGGGCAAGCAGCCCCCTCACTCGCCCGCGAGCCCGGGCACACCTCCGAGGGTTCGCGCCGCCCGCACGGATCGCATGATCGCTTCGGCCACGGCCTCCTGCACGGCGGCTTGGAGCGCCATCCAGTCGGCTCCCTCCTTCCCGGTGCTCAGCACGAACATGGTATCTCCGTCGACCGACGTATGGGAGGGTGCAACCGCCCGGGCCAGGCCGGCATGAGCCAGGATCGCCAGGCGCGTGGCGTGCGCCTTGGTCAACCGGGCGTCGGTGGCGACGACGCCCAGCGTGGTATTATGCGGAAACGCATCCGCGAGACCGTGCGTGCGGAGATACTCGGCCGCGCCGACAAACCCTCCGCGATCCGGACGGCGGGCACCGGCGAGAATCTTTCCTGTGCGAACGTCCATGACATCGCCAAATGCGTTGGTCACCAGCAGCGCTCCCACCGTGGCGCCGCCGGGGAGCCGGGTGCTCCACGTGCCCACCCCGGACTTCATCGCACCGCGCATCCCAAAGAGCTTCCCCACCGTCGCCCCGGTCCCGGCCCCCACGCATCCCTCGGCAACCGGCCCCGGCCGCGCAGCCCGACACGCGGCTTCGCCCATCTCCACGTCAGGCCGGACGTCTGGGCTGCCGATTCCGAGATCGTAGATGACCGCGGCGGGGACGATCGGGACCTTCGCATGCGGCGTCGGAAACCCGGCGCCGCGGGAGGCCAGGTAGCGCACGACGCCGTCCGCGGCCGCCAGCCCAAATGCGCTGCCCCCGCACAATGCCACCGCGTGCACGGCGTCGATCATGTTCTCGGGGCGCAGTAGATCGGTCTCGCGCGTCCCCGGGGCACCGCCCAACACCGACGCCCCGGCCACGGCGCCGTCCGCGCAGACTACCACGGTGCACCCGGTGAGGTGCTCAAGGTCGGTCGCGTGGCCCACCATGAGCCCGGGCACGTCGGTGATCATGAGCCCGTCTCTCGCATCCCAACATCGCCGGCGACGATCCTCTGGACCGCGCCATTGTCGAGCCGGACCAAGAGCGCCCCCGCCTCATCAATGTCGAAGGCGGTTCCATAAATGGTCGCCCCCGACATCTCCACTCGGACCGGCCGGCCAAGGGTCTCCGCCATCTCACGCCACCGCCGCAGCACCCCGGAGATGCCGGAAGACCGGAGCACGGTATACCCTTGATCCAGCTCTCTGAGCACCGCGCGGATCAAGGCTTCGCGATCCACCATATGACCGAGCTGCGCCTGCAGCGATGTCACAGGATGGCCTGGGGCCACGGGGAGCGCATCAGGAGCGATGTTGGCGTTGATCCCGATCCCTACCACGACCCAGTCCGCTCCGGGGGCTGCCTCCGCCAGGACGCCGACGACTTTCTGGCCTTCCACCAGGACGTCGTTGGGCCATTTGAGCCGAGCGAGGAGGCCGGTCGTCTTCCGGATCGCCTGGGCCACGGCGATACCTGCGACGAGCCCAATCACCGCGACCTTGTCCATGGGGAGGCCGGGGCTGAGGATCACGGACAGCCATACCCCGCCTCTCGGAGACGCCCAGGCGCGGCCCAGCCGGCCCCGGCCGGCCGTTTGCTCCTCGGCAATGATCACGGTCCCTTCAGGAACGGGGATTTCGGCCAAGCGGAGGGCGAGATCGTTCGTGGACGGCAGAGAGTCGTGCCACCGGATATATCGGCCCACGACACGCGTCCCGAGGTCCCCAAGAGCTCCCGCGCCGTGCTGACCCGACCTCATCGGTCGGCGCGCGCCGGCGACTCTTGGTCCCCTCGATACACGCTCACGCCCGCGCGGTCCGGCACCGCCTGCAGGAGCGAACCGATCGTGTCTCCGCCCGGCACACGGAACGCGGCGTCGAGTTCAGCCAGCGGAACCAGGACAAATGCCCGGTGAACCAACTGCGGATGCGGGATCACGAGATCAGGTTCATTGATCTCGAGGCCGCCGTACAGCAAGATGTCCACGTCGATGGTCCGGGGTCCCCATCGTGTGGACCGCACGCGCCCTAGGCGCGTTTCGACCTCCTGACATCGATGGAGGAGCCGGCGGGGCGATAGCGTCGTTCGACCGTCGAGCACCTGATTCAGATAGCGGGGCTGATCGGCGACGCCCCAGGGAGGCGTCTCGTACACGCTCGAGGCTGCGGCGATCCGAAGGCCGGGGCCGTCGAGCAGCGTTCGGGCCTGGGCCAGCATCCCCGCGCGATCACCCAGGTTCGAGCCGAGGCCCAGAAACACCCGGGCCGCGCTCGATGGAGCCGCATCACCCGA
This genomic interval from bacterium contains the following:
- a CDS encoding type III pantothenate kinase; translated protein: MLLALNVNNTNIKLALYRGQSQVVNWRIATERQRTADEYAMLWHQLFHYHGLGFDDVTGVAMSCVVPALVDPLRQLCRRYLRLTPLEVGPGIRTGMRILYDNPREVGADRIANAIAAYAQYGGPTIVVDFGTATTFTAVSAEGDFLGGAIAPGIGISVDALAAHADQLRRVELAHPPSVIGRNTIAAMQSGILYGFAGQVDGLVERMRRELGGRTTVVATGGFAELIAPAARSIAHVDPLLTLEGLRLLYERNTLSDAAGEV
- a CDS encoding P1 family peptidase, whose translation is MITDVPGLMVGHATDLEHLTGCTVVVCADGAVAGASVLGGAPGTRETDLLRPENMIDAVHAVALCGGSAFGLAAADGVVRYLASRGAGFPTPHAKVPIVPAAVIYDLGIGSPDVRPDVEMGEAACRAARPGPVAEGCVGAGTGATVGKLFGMRGAMKSGVGTWSTRLPGGATVGALLVTNAFGDVMDVRTGKILAGARRPDRGGFVGAAEYLRTHGLADAFPHNTTLGVVATDARLTKAHATRLAILAHAGLARAVAPSHTSVDGDTMFVLSTGKEGADWMALQAAVQEAVAEAIMRSVRAARTLGGVPGLAGE
- a CDS encoding biotin--[acetyl-CoA-carboxylase] ligase, encoding MGRYIRWHDSLPSTNDLALRLAEIPVPEGTVIIAEEQTAGRGRLGRAWASPRGGVWLSVILSPGLPMDKVAVIGLVAGIAVAQAIRKTTGLLARLKWPNDVLVEGQKVVGVLAEAAPGADWVVVGIGINANIAPDALPVAPGHPVTSLQAQLGHMVDREALIRAVLRELDQGYTVLRSSGISGVLRRWREMAETLGRPVRVEMSGATIYGTAFDIDEAGALLVRLDNGAVQRIVAGDVGMRETGS
- the folK gene encoding 2-amino-4-hydroxy-6-hydroxymethyldihydropteridine diphosphokinase; amino-acid sequence: MSEAERGKHSGDAAPSSAARVFLGLGSNLGDRAGMLAQARTLLDGPGLRIAAASSVYETPPWGVADQPRYLNQVLDGRTTLSPRRLLHRCQEVETRLGRVRSTRWGPRTIDVDILLYGGLEINEPDLVIPHPQLVHRAFVLVPLAELDAAFRVPGGDTIGSLLQAVPDRAGVSVYRGDQESPARADR